In one Vulgatibacter incomptus genomic region, the following are encoded:
- a CDS encoding FIST signal transduction protein, producing the protein MAQVSLHRARTTIVDAEAAAEDLLQQLGSAQPKLVVFFSDRDRDQVALNRAIRKRLAAGVRVVGATSAGEVDNEGFHTGSVVLSALSGDFEVGIGLGAGLSHDAVEAGARAVSHACDELGIRPHQLDSRRHVGLVIDDGFRYKKEELLLGVLDRNQSLILVGGGASDSNDSRQSAILHVDGEVATDAAIVALIQTDAPWAALRSHWYQPTGDTVRITKVDDTATRILEIDGKPAAKRYADILGVTPDDLEFGKPNGFAARPLAMKVGREHFIRAPWKVMDDGSILCANLLQEDSDLELMRMSDIVESTRRFFEEEVPQRVKSPQAALLFHCAGRAWFAESMGKTPALAKTFASAPPAVGLHCHFEIFSGFHINTTLTALVFGAND; encoded by the coding sequence ATGGCTCAGGTCAGTCTCCACAGGGCGCGGACCACGATCGTCGACGCCGAAGCGGCGGCAGAAGATCTCCTCCAGCAGCTCGGCTCCGCACAGCCCAAGCTCGTGGTCTTCTTCTCCGACCGGGATCGGGATCAGGTCGCGCTGAACCGGGCGATCCGGAAGCGTCTCGCCGCCGGCGTGCGAGTGGTGGGCGCGACCTCCGCAGGTGAGGTGGACAACGAGGGATTTCACACCGGGAGCGTGGTGCTCTCCGCCCTCTCCGGCGACTTCGAGGTCGGCATCGGCCTGGGCGCCGGCCTGAGCCACGACGCGGTCGAGGCGGGTGCCCGCGCGGTGAGCCACGCTTGCGACGAGCTCGGGATCCGGCCGCACCAGCTCGACTCCCGGCGGCACGTCGGCCTCGTCATCGACGACGGCTTCCGCTACAAGAAGGAGGAGCTCCTCCTCGGTGTGCTCGACCGGAACCAGTCGCTGATCCTCGTTGGCGGCGGTGCCTCGGATTCCAACGACAGCCGCCAGTCCGCGATCCTCCACGTGGACGGCGAGGTCGCCACCGACGCGGCGATCGTCGCGCTCATCCAGACGGACGCGCCCTGGGCCGCCCTTCGCTCGCATTGGTACCAGCCGACCGGCGACACGGTGCGGATCACCAAGGTGGACGACACGGCCACCCGGATCCTCGAGATCGACGGCAAGCCCGCCGCCAAGCGCTACGCCGACATCCTCGGCGTGACGCCCGACGATCTCGAGTTCGGCAAGCCCAACGGCTTCGCCGCCCGGCCGCTCGCGATGAAGGTCGGCCGCGAGCACTTCATCCGCGCCCCCTGGAAGGTGATGGATGACGGCTCGATCCTCTGCGCCAACCTCCTTCAGGAGGACTCCGACCTCGAGCTGATGCGGATGAGCGACATCGTGGAGAGCACCCGCCGCTTCTTCGAGGAGGAGGTGCCGCAGCGTGTGAAGTCGCCTCAGGCGGCGCTGCTCTTCCACTGCGCCGGACGCGCCTGGTTCGCCGAGTCGATGGGCAAGACCCCTGCCCTCGCGAAGACTTTCGCCTCGGCTCCTCCTGCCGTCGGCCTCCACTGCCACTTCGAGATCTTCTCGGGCTTCCACATCAACACCACCCTCACGGCCCTGGTCTTCGGAGCGAACGATTGA
- a CDS encoding PAS domain-containing sensor histidine kinase, giving the protein MSNLAAMEAELVDLRRKVWLYENIVDNLPFVLFVKDAKELRLEIVNETFASAFNTTKETLLGKLDHDYFPAEQAESFVEIDREVLARKAAQTFEEVARTGVGEGENRIYSTRKVPLLDENGEATYLLGVTEDITVRRAGEDELRASKIKLEEQLREIERNRAVSARSLASYQNRALQMEIIRQQNEDLDKLAIDLASAKRVAEENARELETAARLKSEFLANFSHEIRTPLNGILGYCELLGREEGSRLTPHGRRDLNVIKANARTLLALINDILDLSKIEAGHMETVQETVDLESMAGECAATVQEYLKGKNVLLSHKVDPRAHAIRSDGLKLRQVMLNLLSNAAKFTDEGEIVLDVQAEGSGIVITVEDTGSGIPPDQLGAIFEKFRQVDGTSTRMKGGTGLGLAIVKELSRLLGGSIDVASVHGRGSTFTVRLPGVLEGVEVHTPAAPAHGEESTIRHRVLVVDDDPLVHQLLRSDLEAEGFDVLLAMDGVEALSVARQQTVSAIVLDIHLPKLDGWQVLSALKSDPALSRIPVVLLSVEEQRAKGFSLGACEYLVKPVEPERLLSVVNKAIQPQAGEVLVVDDDAMTRQMVSRSLRHAGFSTVEAANGDEALLRMRIAKPALLMLDLAMPGMDGFEVLRRIRAEGSEIPVVVLTGKTLDEQERRLLQEGMAGVVQKGASPSTRWWPRPNGS; this is encoded by the coding sequence TTGAGCAATCTCGCTGCGATGGAGGCCGAGCTCGTCGACTTGCGCCGCAAGGTCTGGCTCTACGAGAACATCGTCGACAACCTGCCCTTCGTCCTCTTCGTGAAGGATGCGAAGGAGCTACGGCTCGAGATCGTCAACGAGACGTTCGCGAGCGCGTTCAACACGACCAAGGAGACCCTCCTCGGGAAGCTCGATCACGATTACTTCCCGGCCGAACAGGCGGAGTCCTTCGTCGAGATCGATCGCGAGGTGCTGGCGCGCAAGGCGGCGCAGACCTTCGAGGAGGTCGCCAGGACCGGCGTCGGCGAGGGCGAGAACCGGATCTATTCGACCCGGAAGGTCCCGCTCCTGGACGAGAACGGAGAGGCCACCTATCTCCTCGGAGTGACGGAGGACATCACGGTTCGTCGCGCCGGTGAGGACGAGCTCCGTGCGTCGAAGATCAAACTCGAGGAGCAGCTCCGCGAGATCGAGCGCAACCGCGCCGTCTCCGCGCGCTCCCTCGCCAGCTACCAGAACCGCGCCCTGCAGATGGAGATCATCCGTCAGCAGAACGAGGATCTGGACAAGCTCGCGATCGACCTCGCCTCCGCCAAGCGCGTGGCCGAGGAGAACGCCCGGGAGCTCGAGACCGCCGCGCGGCTGAAGAGCGAGTTCCTCGCCAACTTCTCCCACGAGATCCGCACGCCGCTGAACGGCATCCTCGGCTACTGCGAGCTCCTCGGACGAGAGGAGGGATCCCGCCTCACGCCCCATGGCCGCCGCGATCTCAACGTGATCAAGGCCAACGCCCGGACGCTCCTCGCGCTCATCAACGACATCCTCGATCTCTCGAAGATCGAGGCCGGTCACATGGAGACGGTGCAGGAGACGGTGGACCTCGAGTCGATGGCCGGCGAGTGCGCCGCCACCGTGCAGGAGTACCTGAAGGGCAAGAACGTCCTGCTCTCGCACAAGGTCGATCCCAGGGCGCACGCCATCCGCTCGGACGGCCTCAAGCTCCGGCAGGTGATGCTCAACCTCCTCTCCAACGCCGCCAAGTTCACCGACGAGGGCGAGATCGTCCTCGACGTCCAGGCGGAAGGGAGCGGGATCGTCATCACCGTCGAGGACACCGGTAGCGGGATCCCGCCGGATCAGCTCGGCGCGATCTTCGAGAAGTTCCGCCAGGTGGACGGCACCAGCACCCGGATGAAGGGCGGCACCGGCCTGGGACTCGCGATCGTGAAGGAGCTCTCCCGCCTCCTCGGCGGAAGCATCGACGTCGCCAGCGTCCACGGCAGGGGCTCCACCTTCACCGTGCGCCTGCCCGGCGTCCTCGAGGGCGTCGAGGTCCATACGCCCGCGGCCCCGGCTCACGGCGAGGAGAGCACCATCAGGCACCGGGTGCTGGTCGTCGATGACGACCCCCTCGTGCACCAGCTCCTCCGCAGCGACCTCGAGGCCGAGGGCTTCGACGTCCTCCTCGCCATGGACGGCGTGGAGGCCCTCTCCGTCGCCCGGCAGCAGACGGTCTCGGCCATCGTCCTCGACATCCACCTGCCCAAGCTCGACGGCTGGCAGGTGCTCTCCGCCCTCAAGTCCGATCCGGCCCTCTCCCGGATCCCGGTGGTGCTCCTCTCGGTCGAGGAGCAGCGCGCCAAGGGCTTCTCCCTCGGCGCCTGCGAGTACCTCGTGAAGCCGGTGGAGCCGGAGCGCCTCCTCTCCGTGGTGAACAAGGCGATCCAGCCCCAGGCTGGAGAGGTCCTCGTCGTCGACGACGACGCGATGACCCGGCAGATGGTCTCGCGGTCGCTGCGCCACGCCGGCTTCTCCACCGTGGAGGCGGCCAACGGAGACGAGGCCCTGCTCCGGATGCGCATCGCCAAGCCCGCGCTCCTGATGCTCGACCTCGCCATGCCCGGCATGGACGGCTTCGAGGTCCTACGGCGCATCCGCGCCGAAGGCAGCGAGATCCCCGTGGTGGTCCTCACCGGCAAGACCCTCGACGAGCAGGAGAGGCGCCTGCTCCAGGAGGGGATGGCCGGCGTCGTCCAGAAGGGGGCATCGCCCTCGACAAGGTGGTGGCCGAGGCCAAACGGCTCGTGA
- a CDS encoding response regulator encodes MAEAKRLVMDHRDQAATKLPRVLYVEDSPQNRDVVRRYLHGLFDVIEAEDGEHGLERAASDSPELILMDLSLPRLDGWEATRRLKANQALAGIPVIALTAHASREDQVRARSAGCDDFLTKPVDCDLLIGTIRRHLNGKANV; translated from the coding sequence GTGGCCGAGGCCAAACGGCTCGTGATGGATCACCGCGACCAGGCGGCGACGAAGCTCCCCCGCGTCCTCTACGTGGAAGACTCCCCGCAGAACCGCGACGTGGTCCGCCGCTACCTCCACGGCCTCTTCGACGTGATCGAGGCAGAGGACGGAGAGCACGGCCTCGAGAGGGCCGCGAGCGATTCCCCCGAGCTGATCCTCATGGATCTCTCCCTCCCCCGCCTCGACGGCTGGGAGGCGACCCGCCGGCTCAAGGCGAACCAGGCCCTCGCCGGCATTCCGGTGATCGCCCTCACCGCCCACGCCAGCCGCGAGGATCAGGTCCGCGCCCGCTCCGCCGGATGCGACGACTTCCTCACCAAGCCGGTGGACTGCGATCTCCTGATCGGCACGATCCGCCGGCACCTCAACGGGAAGGCCAATGTCTGA
- a CDS encoding response regulator, giving the protein MSETIKVVVIDDDPLQLELVSRLIGPLGFEVITIESPIGATNIVRRAAPDVVLLDVNIPTLPGEQLMELMRNHAPKHTKFAFYSSADELELRRLAMAVGADGWIQKTVPVDELVRKLRALVAGEKTAIA; this is encoded by the coding sequence ATGTCTGAGACGATCAAGGTCGTGGTGATCGACGACGATCCGCTCCAGCTCGAGCTGGTCTCGAGGCTGATCGGGCCCCTCGGCTTCGAGGTGATCACCATCGAGTCGCCGATCGGCGCGACGAACATCGTGCGCCGCGCGGCGCCCGACGTCGTGCTCCTCGACGTGAACATCCCCACGCTTCCTGGCGAGCAGCTCATGGAGCTAATGCGGAACCACGCGCCCAAGCACACCAAGTTCGCGTTCTACTCCTCCGCCGATGAGCTCGAGCTGCGCCGCCTGGCCATGGCGGTGGGCGCCGACGGATGGATTCAGAAGACCGTCCCCGTCGACGAGCTGGTGAGGAAGCTGCGTGCCCTGGTCGCCGGGGAGAAGACTGCGATCGCCTGA
- a CDS encoding response regulator, with protein sequence MNAKPMSDTEVDELRRKVWLYEKIFDTFPFFLYVKDPEELRIQVANKTWADAFGTTKEALLGQTDYAYFPKEHADATVAFDREVLASGEARSIEEVKRAGDEGEDRWYLTRKTLLRDDDGNVVCLLGATEDITAKRVAEEELRASKIKLEEQLREIERNRAVSARSLASYQNRALQMEIIRQQNEDLDKLAIDLASAKRVAEENARELETAARLKSEFLANFSHEIRTPLNGILGYCELLGREEGSRLTPHGRRDLNVIKANARTLLALINDILDLSKIEAGHMETVQETVDLESMAGECAATVQEYLKGKNVLLSHKVDPRAHAIRSDGLKLRQVMLNLLSNAAKFTDEGEIVLDVQAEGSGIVITVEDTGSGIPPDQLGAIFEKFRQVDGTSTRMKGGTGLGLAIVKELSHLLGGSIDVASVHGRGSTFTVRLPGVLEGVEVHTPAAPAHGEESTIRHRVLVVDDDPLVHQLLRSDLEAEGFDVLLAMDGVEALSVARQQTVSAIVLDIHLPKLDGWQVLSALKSDPALARIPVVLLSVEEQRAKGFSLGACEYLVKPVEPERLLSVVNKAIQPQAGEVLVVDDDAMTRQMVSRSLRHAGFSTVEAANGDEALLRMRIAKPALLMLDLAMPGMDGFEVLRRIRAEGSEIPVVVLTGKTLDEQDKRLLQEGMAGVVQKGGIALDKVVAEAKRLVMDHRDQAATKLPRILYVEDSPQNRDVVRRYLHGLFDVIEAEDGEHGLERAASDSPELILMDLSLPRLDGWEATRRLKANQALAGIPVIALTAHASREDQVRARSAGCDDFLTKPVDCDLLIGTIRRHLNGKANV encoded by the coding sequence ATGAACGCGAAACCGATGAGTGACACGGAAGTCGACGAGCTGCGCCGCAAGGTCTGGCTCTACGAGAAGATCTTCGACACCTTCCCCTTCTTCCTCTACGTGAAGGACCCGGAGGAGCTGCGGATCCAGGTTGCCAACAAGACCTGGGCCGACGCCTTCGGGACCACGAAGGAGGCTCTCCTCGGGCAGACCGACTACGCCTACTTCCCGAAGGAGCACGCGGACGCGACGGTCGCGTTCGATCGGGAGGTGCTCGCCAGCGGTGAGGCCCGCTCCATCGAGGAGGTCAAGCGGGCGGGCGACGAAGGGGAGGATCGCTGGTACCTGACGCGCAAGACCCTCCTGCGGGACGACGACGGCAACGTCGTTTGTCTGCTCGGCGCGACCGAGGACATCACGGCGAAGCGGGTCGCGGAGGAGGAGCTTCGCGCCTCGAAGATCAAGCTCGAGGAGCAGCTCCGCGAGATCGAGCGCAACCGCGCCGTCTCCGCGCGATCGCTGGCCAGCTATCAGAACCGCGCCCTGCAGATGGAGATCATCCGTCAGCAGAACGAGGATCTCGACAAGCTCGCGATCGACCTCGCCTCCGCCAAGCGCGTGGCCGAGGAGAACGCCCGGGAGCTCGAGACCGCCGCGCGGCTGAAGAGCGAGTTCCTCGCCAACTTCTCCCACGAGATCCGCACGCCGCTGAACGGCATCCTCGGCTACTGCGAGCTCCTCGGACGAGAGGAGGGATCCCGCCTCACGCCCCACGGCCGCCGCGATCTCAACGTGATCAAGGCCAACGCCCGCACGCTCCTCGCGCTCATCAACGACATCCTCGATCTCTCGAAGATCGAGGCCGGTCACATGGAGACGGTGCAGGAGACGGTGGACCTCGAGTCGATGGCCGGCGAGTGCGCCGCCACCGTGCAGGAGTACCTGAAGGGCAAGAACGTCCTGCTCTCGCACAAGGTCGATCCCAGGGCGCACGCCATCCGCTCGGACGGCCTCAAGCTCCGGCAGGTGATGCTCAACCTCCTCTCCAACGCCGCCAAGTTCACCGACGAGGGCGAGATCGTCCTCGACGTCCAGGCGGAAGGGAGCGGGATCGTCATCACCGTCGAGGACACCGGAAGCGGGATCCCGCCGGATCAGCTCGGCGCGATCTTCGAGAAGTTCCGCCAGGTGGACGGCACCAGCACCCGGATGAAGGGCGGCACCGGCCTGGGACTCGCGATCGTGAAGGAGCTCTCCCACCTCCTCGGCGGAAGCATCGACGTCGCCAGCGTCCACGGCAGGGGCTCCACCTTCACCGTGCGCCTGCCCGGCGTCCTCGAGGGCGTCGAGGTCCATACGCCCGCGGCTCCGGCTCACGGTGAGGAGAGCACCATCAGGCACCGGGTGCTGGTCGTCGACGACGACCCCCTCGTGCACCAGCTCCTCCGCAGCGACCTCGAGGCCGAGGGCTTCGACGTCCTCCTCGCCATGGACGGCGTGGAGGCCCTCTCCGTCGCCCGGCAGCAGACGGTCTCGGCCATCGTCCTCGACATCCACCTGCCCAAGCTCGACGGCTGGCAGGTGCTCTCCGCCCTCAAGTCCGATCCGGCTCTCGCCAGGATCCCGGTGGTGCTCCTCTCGGTCGAGGAGCAGCGCGCCAAGGGCTTCTCTCTCGGCGCCTGCGAGTACCTCGTGAAGCCGGTGGAGCCGGAGCGCCTCCTCTCCGTGGTGAACAAGGCGATCCAGCCCCAGGCTGGCGAGGTCCTCGTCGTCGACGACGACGCGATGACCCGGCAGATGGTCTCCCGATCCCTGCGCCACGCCGGCTTCTCCACCGTGGAGGCGGCCAACGGAGACGAGGCCCTGCTCCGGATGCGCATCGCCAAGCCGGCGCTCCTGATGCTCGACCTCGCCATGCCCGGCATGGACGGCTTCGAGGTCCTACGGCGCATCCGCGCCGAGGGCAGCGAGATCCCCGTGGTGGTCCTCACCGGCAAGACCCTCGACGAGCAGGACAAGCGCCTGCTCCAGGAGGGGATGGCCGGCGTCGTCCAGAAGGGGGGCATCGCCCTCGACAAGGTGGTGGCCGAGGCCAAACGGCTCGTGATGGATCACCGCGACCAGGCGGCGACGAAGCTCCCCCGCATCCTCTACGTGGAAGATTCCCCGCAGAACCGCGACGTGGTCCGCCGCTACCTCCACGGCCTCTTCGACGTGATCGAGGCCGAGGACGGAGAGCACGGCCTCGAGAGGGCCGCGAGCGATTCCCCCGAGCTGATCCTCATGGATCTCTCCCTCCCCCGACTCGACGGCTGGGAGGCGACCCGCCGGCTCAAGGCGAACCAGGCGCTGGCCGGCATTCCGGTGATCGCCCTCACCGCCCACGCCAGCCGCGAGGATCAGGTCCGCGCCCGCTCCGCCGGATGCGACGACTTCCTCACCAAGCCGGTGGACTGCGACCTCCTGATCGGCACGATCCGCCGGCACCTCAACGGGAAGGCCAATGTCTGA
- a CDS encoding response regulator — translation MSETIKVVVIDDDPLQLELVSRLIGPLGFEVITIESPIGATNIVRRAAPDVVLLDVNIPTLPGEQLMELMRNHAPKHTKFAFYSSADELELRRLAMAVGADGWIQKTVPVDELVRKLRELAARPVGAVA, via the coding sequence ATGTCTGAGACGATCAAGGTCGTGGTGATCGACGACGATCCGCTCCAGCTCGAGCTGGTCTCGAGGCTGATCGGGCCCCTCGGCTTCGAGGTGATCACCATCGAGTCGCCGATCGGCGCCACGAACATCGTGCGCCGTGCGGCGCCCGACGTCGTTCTGCTCGACGTGAACATCCCCACGCTTCCGGGCGAGCAGCTCATGGAGCTGATGCGGAACCACGCGCCCAAGCACACGAAGTTCGCGTTCTACTCCTCCGCCGACGAGCTCGAGCTGCGCCGCCTGGCCATGGCGGTAGGCGCCGACGGATGGATCCAGAAGACCGTCCCCGTCGACGAGCTGGTGAGGAAGCTGCGCGAGCTGGCCGCGAGGCCTGTGGGCGCCGTCGCCTAG
- a CDS encoding methyltransferase, protein MSDVISLSPRALLHLLFNGARAIDVVGSARELGIFEALDPGPATLGALSERLGADPGRLYKFLDCLESLGLVRREQDSDELVLARYRAVAGARAAAETVLGSSSLERDREKFDWRAIHGALPEVLTGERSIPAESFDWPPSSDEQIESFERSMAAGLGPIVESFVTHGASLFPAGTRLLDVGGGDGSLAAHLLEAHPRLEADVYNLPATEPLVRATAARRGVGERLGFVGGSFLDEPLPRGYDAISFVRVLHDWPAAVSRDLLRSASEALAPGGRLLICEEFRTADRLAAQFFWSYFLMGVDRCTSRLREVEFYLDALRDLGFRQVEVLPGPFEIVSAVR, encoded by the coding sequence ATGTCTGATGTCATCTCGTTGTCGCCGCGGGCGCTCCTCCACCTTCTCTTCAACGGCGCCCGGGCGATCGACGTCGTGGGCTCGGCCCGCGAGCTGGGGATCTTCGAGGCGCTGGATCCAGGCCCCGCCACGCTCGGCGCACTGAGCGAGCGGCTCGGCGCGGATCCGGGCAGGCTCTACAAGTTCCTGGACTGCCTCGAGAGCCTGGGCCTCGTCCGGCGCGAGCAGGACTCGGACGAGCTCGTCCTCGCGCGCTATCGCGCCGTCGCCGGCGCGAGGGCCGCGGCGGAGACGGTGTTGGGGTCGTCCTCGCTCGAGCGCGATCGCGAGAAATTCGACTGGCGAGCGATCCACGGCGCGCTCCCCGAGGTCCTCACCGGGGAGCGGAGCATCCCCGCCGAGTCCTTCGACTGGCCTCCGTCGTCCGACGAGCAGATCGAGTCCTTCGAGCGGAGCATGGCGGCAGGGCTCGGACCCATCGTGGAGTCATTTGTCACCCACGGTGCCAGCCTCTTCCCGGCCGGCACCCGCCTCCTCGACGTGGGCGGCGGCGACGGCAGCCTGGCGGCCCACCTGCTCGAGGCGCACCCGCGGCTGGAGGCGGACGTCTACAACCTGCCAGCCACGGAGCCCCTCGTCCGCGCGACGGCTGCCCGCCGCGGCGTCGGGGAGCGGTTGGGCTTCGTGGGAGGGAGCTTCCTCGACGAGCCGCTCCCGCGGGGCTACGACGCCATCTCCTTCGTCCGCGTGCTCCACGACTGGCCGGCGGCGGTCTCGCGCGACCTGCTCCGCAGCGCGAGCGAGGCGCTGGCGCCGGGCGGGCGGCTGTTGATCTGCGAGGAGTTCCGCACCGCCGACCGCCTCGCGGCTCAGTTCTTCTGGTCCTACTTCCTGATGGGAGTCGACCGCTGCACGAGCCGTTTGCGGGAGGTCGAGTTCTATCTCGACGCGCTTCGCGACCTGGGCTTCCGGCAGGTGGAAGTGCTCCCGGGACCCTTCGAGATCGTGTCCGCCGTGCGCTGA
- a CDS encoding aminotransferase class V-fold PLP-dependent enzyme produces MRPLGELRAEFPLLETCTYLNSNSTGAIPRGAEAVLQRYWKTLASWRDEAWAEWIPAVGAYADGLAALVGGRPGTVITDSNLSVLLGRLATCFEYGAPRNRVVITDLEFPTVPFIWKGFERYGAETVIVRSENGRIDEERLCAAIDERTLLVCVSHASFATGALLDLRPVAERCRATGALLAVDAYQSVGIVPIDVQELGVDFLLAGAHKWLCGGIESAFLYVRPELLPSLSPAATGWMAGANPLSFGPTEDYAPGIGRFASGTPAVLPALLSRPGLDLLAGVGVDAIRAHSLRCTTRIMERADEAGFQVLTPRPPEQRGGVVALRFAGDAAVTRRLVERGFVCSYRGALRVAPHFYNSLEEVERFMDELTREAHDV; encoded by the coding sequence ATGAGGCCGCTCGGCGAGCTTCGCGCCGAGTTCCCCCTCCTCGAGACCTGCACCTACCTCAACAGCAACTCCACCGGCGCGATCCCGCGAGGGGCGGAGGCTGTCCTCCAGCGCTACTGGAAGACCCTCGCGTCCTGGCGCGACGAGGCCTGGGCCGAGTGGATTCCGGCGGTCGGAGCCTACGCCGATGGCCTGGCGGCCCTGGTGGGCGGGCGCCCCGGCACGGTGATCACCGACTCCAACCTCTCGGTGCTCCTGGGCCGGCTGGCGACCTGCTTCGAGTACGGGGCGCCCCGGAACCGCGTGGTGATCACGGACCTCGAGTTCCCCACGGTCCCGTTCATCTGGAAGGGCTTCGAGCGCTACGGCGCCGAGACGGTCATCGTCCGGTCGGAGAACGGACGGATCGACGAGGAGCGCCTCTGCGCCGCCATCGACGAGCGCACGCTCCTCGTCTGCGTGTCCCACGCGAGCTTCGCCACCGGCGCGCTCCTCGACCTCCGGCCGGTGGCCGAGCGCTGCCGGGCGACGGGCGCGCTCCTCGCGGTGGACGCGTACCAGTCGGTCGGAATCGTCCCCATCGACGTCCAGGAGCTGGGCGTCGACTTCCTGCTGGCGGGCGCGCACAAGTGGCTCTGTGGCGGCATCGAGAGCGCCTTCCTCTACGTGCGGCCCGAGCTCCTGCCGTCGCTGAGCCCCGCCGCCACCGGCTGGATGGCGGGCGCCAATCCCCTCTCGTTCGGTCCCACGGAGGACTACGCCCCGGGCATCGGCCGCTTCGCGAGCGGGACGCCAGCGGTGCTCCCGGCGCTTCTCTCCCGGCCCGGCCTCGACCTCCTCGCCGGCGTCGGCGTGGACGCAATCCGGGCGCACTCGCTGCGGTGCACGACCCGGATCATGGAGCGGGCGGACGAAGCCGGGTTCCAGGTGCTCACGCCTCGCCCGCCGGAGCAGCGGGGTGGAGTGGTGGCCCTGCGATTCGCCGGAGACGCCGCGGTGACCCGGCGGCTCGTGGAGCGGGGCTTCGTGTGCAGCTACCGCGGTGCGCTGCGGGTCGCGCCGCATTTCTACAACTCGCTCGAAGAGGTGGAGAGGTTCATGGACGAGCTGACTCGCGAGGCACACGATGTCTGA
- a CDS encoding tryptophan 2,3-dioxygenase family protein → MEHTPSRTAREDLRQQLEAPIYNSIIEKWVGKGELDYERYLRTPELLSLQTPTDERVVFDELLFQVIHQAQELWLKLAAHESIELVGDLDADRLWEGSARLERIARTLTCVRNELAILETLTPATYQVIRRTLGNGSGQESPGYNAMRIAGKGVEEALERLLARRGLRLEEVYSSGEHPDLERICEQLVDVDEAFQGWLYGHFQLVRRTIGVDRSVKALDGIPTQVLSARMSLPLFRALWDVKVALTASWKREDGPSRPLPEVGR, encoded by the coding sequence GTGGAGCACACGCCTTCCCGCACTGCTCGTGAAGACCTTCGCCAGCAGCTCGAAGCGCCAATCTACAACTCCATCATCGAGAAGTGGGTCGGCAAGGGGGAGCTCGACTACGAGCGATACCTGCGCACGCCCGAGCTCCTGTCGCTGCAGACGCCTACGGACGAGCGGGTCGTCTTCGACGAGCTCCTCTTCCAGGTGATCCACCAGGCGCAAGAGCTCTGGCTCAAGCTCGCCGCCCACGAGTCCATCGAGCTCGTGGGCGACCTCGACGCCGATCGCCTCTGGGAGGGATCGGCCCGGCTCGAGCGGATCGCCCGGACGCTGACTTGCGTGCGAAACGAGCTCGCCATCCTGGAGACGCTTACGCCCGCCACCTACCAGGTGATCCGGCGGACCCTCGGCAACGGCAGCGGCCAGGAGTCCCCCGGCTACAACGCCATGCGGATCGCTGGCAAGGGGGTGGAGGAGGCGCTCGAGAGGCTCCTGGCCCGCCGCGGTCTCCGGCTCGAGGAGGTCTATTCGAGCGGCGAGCACCCGGACCTCGAGCGGATCTGCGAGCAGCTCGTGGACGTGGACGAGGCCTTCCAGGGCTGGCTCTACGGTCACTTCCAGCTCGTGCGCCGCACCATCGGCGTGGACCGCTCGGTGAAGGCCCTCGACGGCATCCCCACCCAGGTGCTCTCCGCCCGGATGTCGCTCCCGCTCTTCCGCGCCCTCTGGGACGTGAAGGTGGCGCTCACCGCCAGCTGGAAGCGCGAGGACGGCCCGAGCCGGCCGCTCCCCGAGGTCGGTCGATGA